The Littorina saxatilis isolate snail1 linkage group LG1, US_GU_Lsax_2.0, whole genome shotgun sequence nucleotide sequence GAGGACGCATTAGCAGGTCTTTTGTGAGAtggtggttgtgtgtttgtgtgtttttctgaaCTCCCATTCTGCTGTCTTTGGGCCTCTCTTCTGTGGTGGTCTTGTATAGATGTCCCTTTACCTTCAGAAGCCTGATTTTGAGTAGATGCTGAACCTACACCAGAGTCTTGATTTGGTCTTCTAGTTCTAGACACCGCTCCCATGCCTCTTGGACTGTCGGATCTTAATGATGGCCTATCAGCTGATGTAGCATCCTGTTGCCTTGGCGATGACCTCTGAGCAGATGACCTTGATGCCCTCTGATTAGGTGACCTTAATGACCTACATGCTGGTGCAGGGTTCTGTGCAGGAGGGGGTGATGCAGACTTCTGGTGAGTTGCAGAACTGGAAGGTTGTCTGGTGGAAGTTGTTATGGGCCTGTGCGGCTGCGCTGTGCTGGATGATTGTGTGCTGGGCTGATTCTGGGTTTGAGACACAATACATTTTGTTATGAAAAATATTTCTATACATACTGGAGATCATAGTAGGATATGCTCACACAAAAAGTTATTCTTGCACGTGTatctggagaagaaaaaaaaagtccacaTGTTTAATTTGACAAGAATATTCCTTTTCTAAAATTGCACAAGATTCTTTTAAAAGGACATAACTGAACAAAAAAATATGTCTAATCACCCCAAGAGTTATCCATTTCGGGTTGGAGTTTGTTATTATGTCACCACACAACAGGAAtaccttaaagccatatgtactcgatgactatacacgctaattgctttaccaacagctggagacagactaaattaagttccctgcaaaatattgtggtctaggaccccttaaatgttgagatatttgaattttcattttgatctggatcgtcctatttatagatttggcaacacatgtaacgttgatgcaagggagagaacaccgcggctttgttgacatcctcactttttcagaggctagaacaagctataatgcatgtattatggtccgcgcatggtgacgtatcatcattatatggtcttatggtgcgtttgacatcgattgtgggcaaactacactttgtaaacacgggagtgcgttagtatgcctttaaaatAAGTGTTTGAGAGCTCAGTTATTCAAATTGGAACAGCTGGTTTTGAGTGGCATTTGGAGACTGCATTTCTCCACGATGCGCCTTCAGTTCACCACTGCTGATTTTCGTTCTACCTTTTGCCCATGAGAGACATTGTGTTTCACACGCTCTTGCTAGAGGTACAGATTTGAAGTCATCCAAATCAGCTACAGAGTTTGGTTTGGGGGTTGAATATAGATTACAACCCGAACACACTCAAGGCATGCCTTAGTATCAGTGTTTTAGCGCTCTATTTTTTCAGGTCTATTTACTGTGTTGGTGGTAAAGCACAAAATATGCATGTGTTTGCTGGATTACAAGTTTGACTTCCTGAATCCAATGGAATATATTTGCTTCAAGAAATGTGAAAccattaaaaataaataaaattaaataaaatatgaCGATGAAGGGAATCAGGACTCCTGATACAGGAGAGCGGACCACTCGCCAATTTAAATTCATTTAAATAGTTAAGTAGCATAGTTAAGTTAGAACCCCCTTGGAGTACATGTGTTCAGCTTACCAATCTCCCTGGAATCGGTGTGTCCCAGCACAATAACATCTGTTTTTTGACCACtgtaaaacaaattgaaaaaacACTTCAGCAACTTTCCCATTTCCATGTGCACATAAACAGCTACAGCTAAATAAACTGCTACATTCTTAGGTAAGGTCTTGtatagtgtgtttgtttgtgactgcatggatttaaacgatgaatttgcttttgtactcctgttctttttgtgtcttaatgaTTGTAttgtggttttgtacatgtgtatagtaatgtcattgtaaagcgcttagagcttctaggtaagcgctctataaatttccattattattatagtACAAGTGTCTAAAATGTGCAAGAGAAATAATGATTCAAaactttgtatttgttttaccTTATCAACCTTTGCCAGGACAGTTTCTTTTCTTATAGATACTCATATCAAGGAGCCCATCAATTTGTTTCAACGTAAATAAATATTCAATAGAACAGTGTCATCTCCATTGTACGTAACATGTAGTAGAACCCAAAGTAAAGTGAGACGGTTTGAATTGTAGACTCCTCTAGACTAAGAATAAGAGAAATTTTAAAGCAATAGTATTGGTTCAATGCCGTAACTTACTAGTAACTACCAAGATGTCTTTACTTGCTTCCTGCCAGCAAGAAACAGAATGGAGAGACATGTccactctaaaaaaaaaagatgagcTTACAAGCAACAATATCCTGAGGAGGTAGGAAATATTTTCCCAAGACGACTGTTGACCTGTCCCCAGCTCGTACACTGTCGTATACATAACGTGAGTGGAACACGGCCAGATGTTCACTCTCATATGCATGGGAACTGAAAACACTGTCAACAGAGAAAAGGCACTTAAACGACAACAGTAAACTTTCAAAGGCTGAAAGAACAGGTCTCTTAAATGTACAAATGCATGTCCACACAAATAAACCCATGAAACACCATagatgaaaacaaacaaaaaagagttaaaaCAAATGAGAAAAAGGTGATACAAtgtagccctacaagtttacaatGCTTGTATCTTTTCCCAAGTCAAGATCACAGTCACTTACACAAATTGTAAATGTCAACAGAGTCAGatatcattcattcattcatgatTCAATAGAAATATGAATCCGCTCAGTCTGTTTAGCAGTTCCGTCATTGCTGCAGGAACAACGTACACCACTGAAAGACATAGATACACAACAGTGGTGCTGACCCGAAGCAACGTTCTTTACAATACTGCCTGTTGATCCTCGTCAGAAACAGATTATGTCTCATTTAAAAGTTAACTTATAATGCTGCATATTTACCTCTCTGTGTCTGGACAGGTGCTGTCAGAACTGAAGATGAACTCTGCCGTGTCAAAATCAGCTTCTCTACCTCCATTGTCCTCTGAGATAGAAAAAAGATTGATTGTGAATATGATGTGATCCAAAACAAATCTTTCATATATTTCTTAACTTCTGATGCTGCATTTCCCAATGCACGGTTAATATGAGTGTCAcgtttttattctcttttgaTGCATTACTAAATTACTGACATgctataaaaattaaaaatgtgtactacttcaaagaaaaaaacaccaacttCAATAACAACCAGACAAACAAAACATCCAACTTCCAAGTGAATTTTGGGTTTTGAAATCTTATGgcagctatatatatatatatactagatgaatacccgcttcgtcGGGTACCCAGCTTCGCTGGACCCGGCAAAGCTCAccaatacccggctttgccgggcgCACCGTatgcgattgacgccacacgaaggaagggagataaacgcgcaaaacactggagaagataaggaagagttactgggaatggatgtacagaaaaaccaaaatcggttcagcgctgcgcgcttagagcacgtgttgaaaattttcatcgagcagattgtgtccggggtctacctgaatatgcccaccaaatatttgaagcagatccatcgagaactttggccgtgcatcgcgaagaaagacagacagacagacagacacacacaagccgtatatagatatagatagctattctgatggacacgtgggggaattcgggggctgtgattggatggtctcacacatcccttttccgatcatcaaagcataacgctacggaagttggccatttttgccgatatccaaacgatatcggcaataacaaagacgc carries:
- the LOC138977838 gene encoding serine/arginine repetitive matrix protein 5-like; the encoded protein is MFKDLSAWFSSSVDGQTKILWKDNGGREADFDTAEFIFSSDSTCPDTESVFSSHAYESEHLAVFHSRYVYDSVRAGDRSTVVLGKYFLPPQDIVALVKKQMLLCWDTPIPGRLNQPSTQSSSTAQPHRPITTSTRQPSSSATHQKSASPPPAQNPAPACRSLRSPNQRASRSSAQRSSPRQQDATSADRPSLRSDSPRGMGAVSRTRRPNQDSGVGSASTQNQASEGKGTSIQDHHRREAQRQQNGSSEKHTNTQPPSHKRPANASSSSHSPAKRSTESQDQNVGPTQRGTRNVTNRLAVDKNLSQSPGKIKRIETTTGGEGIGGTCTNQRNTTAGQGDRREASSRCVGSTDTAVYHIKDLSKVGVHELTDFIPGKDGASIFKKTVDLQA